From Sceloporus undulatus isolate JIND9_A2432 ecotype Alabama chromosome 6, SceUnd_v1.1, whole genome shotgun sequence, one genomic window encodes:
- the FIGLA gene encoding factor in the germline alpha — translation MSRPGPGVDPQPPPPLLSLAPPPEVLGKILSEQFGPLPFMAPITRMKKKPSGHYFPTENREQVLGRRRAANAKERERIRNLNSGFSKLKSIVPLIPKDRKPSKVDMLKAATEYIRLLRLILEETGGLEVEDSPAHPSPEPDLVPGAMEESLPGNAPSQRSSCYIKTENGMEVVWTNQVVDAAACPWGQTLLPAYVGIVELHKNG, via the exons ATGTCCCGGCCAGGCCCCGGTGTGGACCCCCAGCCTCCTCCGCCTCTGCTCTCCTTGGCTCCCCCACCGGAGGTCCTGGGCAAGATCCTGAGCGAGCAGTTTGGGCCCTTGCCTTTCATGGCCCCCATCACCCGCATGAAGAAGAAGCCCTCCGGACACTACTTCCCCACCGAAAACCGGGAGCAGGTCCTGGGCAGGAGGCGGGCCGCCAACGCCAAGGAGAGGGAGCGG aTAAGGAACTTGAACAGTGGTTTTTCCAAGCTCAAGTCCATCGTGCCGCTTATTCCGAAGGACCGGAAGCCCAGTAAGGTCGACATGCTGAAGGCGGCCACCGAATACATCCGCCTGTTGCGCTTGATTTTGGAAGAAACCGGAGGGCTTGAG GTGGAGGATTCACCAGCTCACCCTTCTCCTGAGCCCGATTTGGTGCCAGGAGCGATGGAGGAAAGCTTGCCGGGCAATGCCCCATCCCAAAGATCCAGCTGCTACATCAAGACGGAGAACGGCATGGAAGTGGTTTGGACAAACCAGGTGGTGGACGCCGCTGCGTGTCCGTGGGGGCAAACGCTCCTGCCGGCGTATGTGGGGATTGTGGAGCTCCACAAAAACGGATAA